Proteins from a single region of Streptomyces sp. Tu 3180:
- a CDS encoding GAF domain-containing protein, producing the protein MDVTRLTAVDTTRAARVLSQVRSAALAGQPTPVAPRPVIGQSWERMLRSGVDPDRDVRSGLLSREEVQRRRESSRLRHVLPVLREGLLSVADVAHHIMVVADEEGRVLWREGSAPVLRKADGLGFEVGADWREEVVGTNGVGTPAVARRPVQVFASEHFVRSHATWTCAGAPLTDPRDGRLIGVVDVSGPLETMHPATLSWVDSVAKLAEARLREMHLESLERLRAVAAPVLARIDGRALVVDRHGWTAAVTGMPYTRRLALPGSVSAGMRWLPALGRCSLEPLAGGWLVRAADEPVTRDATRIVLDLRDPRRRSVEVSDGADSWTRELSPRHAELLYLLAVHRSGRSAAGLAQDVFGDPARTVTVRAEMSRIRRYLGGLLDHRPYRFVENAEVGVLLPDGPRDLLPHSAAPAPDGRRTRAAGR; encoded by the coding sequence ATGGACGTGACGCGGCTGACCGCCGTCGACACGACGCGGGCGGCCCGGGTGCTGAGCCAGGTCCGCTCCGCCGCGCTCGCCGGACAGCCCACGCCCGTCGCCCCGCGCCCGGTGATCGGGCAGTCCTGGGAGCGGATGCTGCGCAGCGGCGTCGACCCGGACCGCGACGTCCGCAGCGGGCTGCTGTCCCGCGAGGAGGTGCAGCGGCGGCGGGAGTCCTCCCGGCTGCGGCACGTGCTGCCGGTGCTGCGGGAGGGACTGCTGTCGGTCGCGGACGTCGCCCACCACATCATGGTGGTGGCCGACGAGGAGGGCCGGGTGCTGTGGCGGGAGGGCAGCGCGCCGGTGCTGCGCAAGGCCGACGGGCTGGGCTTCGAGGTCGGCGCGGACTGGCGTGAGGAGGTCGTCGGCACCAACGGGGTGGGCACGCCGGCGGTGGCCCGGCGTCCGGTGCAGGTCTTCGCCTCCGAGCACTTCGTGCGCTCGCACGCCACCTGGACCTGTGCCGGGGCGCCGCTGACGGACCCCCGGGACGGGCGGCTGATCGGCGTGGTGGACGTGAGCGGTCCGCTGGAGACGATGCACCCGGCCACGCTGTCCTGGGTCGACTCGGTGGCCAAGCTGGCCGAGGCGCGGCTGCGGGAGATGCACCTGGAGTCGCTGGAGCGGCTGCGCGCGGTGGCGGCGCCGGTGCTGGCCCGGATCGACGGGCGGGCCCTGGTCGTGGACCGGCACGGGTGGACGGCGGCGGTCACCGGGATGCCGTACACGCGGCGGCTGGCGCTGCCCGGGTCGGTGTCGGCGGGGATGCGGTGGCTGCCGGCGCTGGGGCGGTGCTCGCTGGAGCCGCTGGCCGGGGGCTGGCTGGTGCGGGCGGCGGACGAACCGGTGACCCGCGACGCGACCCGGATCGTGCTGGACCTCAGGGATCCGCGCCGCCGGTCGGTGGAGGTGTCCGACGGCGCGGACTCGTGGACGCGGGAACTGAGTCCGCGGCACGCCGAGTTGCTGTACCTGCTGGCCGTGCACCGCTCGGGGCGCAGCGCCGCCGGGCTGGCCCAGGACGTCTTCGGCGACCCGGCGCGCACGGTGACGGTGCGTGCGGAGATGTCCCGGATCCGGCGCTATCTGGGCGGTCTGCTGGACCACCGTCCGTACCGCTTCGTGGAGAACGCCGAGGTCGGCGTCCTCCTCCCGGACGGCCCCCGCGACCTCCTCCCCCACTCGGCGGCCCCGGCGCCGGACGGACGGCGGACGCGGGCGGCGGGGCGGTAG
- a CDS encoding acyl-CoA dehydrogenase family protein, which yields MARTTHTVTNQAPPLVQYDVFGADRALAEAVGRHLDPGLLDEALSELSGLGRTAGSAQVQEWGVLADGHPPRLRTHDRYGHRIDEVEFHPAWHRLLGKGVSAGLTAAWGRPGGHVRRAAAFVVWTQVEAGNGCPLSMTHAAVPALRTDPELAAEWEPRLTSTVYDRELRPAHHKPGVLFGMGMTEKQGGSDVRANTTAARPLAEDGAYELTGHKWFCSAPMSDAFLVLAQAPGGLTCFLVPRVLADGTRNVFLIQRLKDKLGNRSNASAEVEFDGTWARRVGDEGAGVRTVIGMVAATRLDCVLGSAGLMRQAVAQAVHHCSHREAFGGKLVDKPLMRNVLADLALESEAATTLALRLAAAYDDGGEQERALLRIAVPAAKYWVTKRCAPVAVEAAECLGGNGYVEESGMPRLVRESPLNSIWEGAGNVQALDVLRALRREPGALDAYLREVGQARGADHRLDGAIKNLLTELADLEGVEGRARRLVERLALVLQGSLLVRYAPPEVADAFCAARLGGDGGAAFGTLPHTLDLASVVERARPVS from the coding sequence ATGGCACGCACCACGCACACCGTGACCAACCAGGCTCCACCGCTGGTGCAGTACGACGTGTTCGGCGCCGACCGCGCCCTGGCGGAGGCGGTCGGGCGGCACCTGGATCCCGGCCTGCTGGACGAGGCCCTCTCCGAGCTGTCGGGGCTGGGGCGGACCGCCGGGTCCGCGCAGGTGCAGGAGTGGGGTGTGCTGGCCGACGGGCATCCGCCGCGGCTGCGCACCCACGACCGCTACGGCCACCGGATCGACGAGGTCGAGTTCCATCCGGCCTGGCACCGGCTGCTCGGCAAGGGCGTCTCCGCGGGGCTGACGGCGGCCTGGGGAAGGCCGGGCGGGCACGTGCGGCGGGCGGCGGCGTTCGTGGTGTGGACCCAGGTGGAGGCGGGCAACGGCTGCCCGCTGTCGATGACCCACGCGGCGGTCCCCGCCCTGCGCACGGACCCGGAGCTGGCCGCCGAGTGGGAACCCCGGCTGACGTCGACGGTCTACGACCGTGAGCTGCGGCCCGCCCACCACAAGCCCGGCGTCCTGTTCGGCATGGGGATGACGGAGAAGCAGGGCGGCAGCGACGTGCGGGCGAACACGACGGCCGCCCGGCCGCTGGCCGAGGACGGCGCGTACGAGCTGACCGGGCACAAGTGGTTCTGTTCGGCACCCATGTCGGACGCCTTCCTGGTGCTGGCGCAGGCGCCCGGGGGCCTCACCTGCTTCCTGGTGCCGCGCGTGCTGGCGGACGGCACGCGCAACGTGTTCCTCATCCAGCGGCTCAAGGACAAGCTGGGCAACCGGTCCAACGCCTCCGCCGAGGTCGAGTTCGACGGGACGTGGGCGCGCCGGGTCGGCGACGAGGGCGCCGGGGTGCGCACCGTCATCGGGATGGTGGCGGCGACCCGGCTCGACTGCGTCCTGGGATCGGCGGGGCTGATGCGGCAGGCCGTGGCGCAGGCGGTCCACCACTGCTCGCATCGCGAGGCGTTCGGCGGGAAGCTCGTCGACAAGCCGCTGATGCGCAACGTGCTCGCGGATCTGGCACTGGAGTCGGAGGCGGCCACCACGCTGGCGCTGCGGCTGGCGGCGGCGTACGACGACGGCGGTGAGCAGGAGCGGGCGCTGCTGCGGATCGCGGTGCCGGCGGCCAAGTACTGGGTGACCAAGCGGTGCGCGCCGGTCGCGGTGGAGGCTGCGGAGTGCCTCGGCGGCAACGGGTACGTCGAGGAGTCGGGGATGCCCCGGCTGGTGCGCGAGTCGCCGCTGAACTCGATCTGGGAGGGCGCGGGCAACGTCCAGGCGCTGGACGTGCTGCGGGCGCTGCGCCGGGAGCCGGGGGCGCTGGACGCGTACCTGCGGGAGGTCGGGCAGGCGCGCGGGGCCGATCACCGGCTGGACGGGGCGATCAAGAACCTGCTGACCGAACTGGCGGACCTGGAGGGCGTCGAGGGACGGGCGCGGCGGCTGGTGGAGCGGCTGGCGCTGGTGCTCCAGGGATCGCTGCTGGTGCGGTACGCGCCGCCGGAGGTGGCGGACGCGTTCTGCGCGGCGCGGCTGGGCGGCGACGGGGGCGCGGCCTTCGGGACGCTGCCGCACACGCTCGACCTGGCGTCGGTGGTGGAGCGGGCCCGGCCGGTGTCCTGA